DNA from Leptotrichia trevisanii DSM 22070:
TGGACAGACTACTACACAATCAGAGGGGACAAGGAAGACAAGAAAGGAAACTTCAAGTCACACCTTAACCTAGGATTGGATAACGGAAGACTAGGCTTCACAGTAAACACAGGATACGAAACAAAAGGACATAACTTCAATGCAGGATTAGGATTGAAAGTATTGTACTAGTAAGGGGTACAGACTTAAAGACTTAAGAAAGTATGAAGTAATGGAAATAGCTTAAACTTAGGAGGGAGGCTGCCCATATGGGTGGCCTTTCTTTTTATTTATGGGATTATTTTTGCAGATAATAATTTAAAATTGAATAAATATGGAAATAATGGTAAAATAACGGTAACAAGTTAAAAATTGTTTATTTTAGGAGGGAAGCGGATGAAAAAGATTCCTATTGGTATTGATGATTTTAAGAAATTAAGGGAGAACAGTGCATATTATGTTGACAAGACAAAATTAATTTCTGAAATTTTGGATGACGGTGCCGAAGTGAAGCTGTTTACACGTCCAAGAAGGTTTGGAAAAACTTTGAACATGTCAATGCTTAAATATTTTTTTGATATTGATAATGCTGAAGAAAATAGAAAATTGTTTAGTGAATTGGATATTGAAAAATCGGAATATTTTTCAGAACAAGGGCAGTATCCAGTAATTTTTATTTCATTGAAGGGGATTAAAAGTAACTCTTGGGAAGAATGTTTGTTTGACTTGAAAAGTTTAATTAGTAATCTTTATAACGAGTTTGAATTTGTCAGAGCTTCTTTGAATGAAAGTGAGCTGAAAGAATTTAATAAAATCTGGTTTAAAAAAGATGATGGTGAGTATAAGAATGCTTTGCGGAATTTGACAGCTTATTTGTATCGGCATTACAAAAAGGAAGTTATTTTGTTAATTGACGAGTATGACAGTCCTTTGATTTCAGCTTATGAACATCACTATTACAACGATGCTGTTACATTTTTTAAAGTATTTTATGGAGAAGCATTGAAAACTAATCAGTATTTAAAAATGGGGGTTATGACTGGAATTATCAGAGTTATTAAGGCTGGAATATTTTCTGACTTGAATAATCTGAAAGTTTATTCTATCTTAAATGAACAGTATTCAAATTTTTTTGGATTTACTGAAGCTGAAGTTAAAAAGGCTCTCTGTGATTTTAATATCGAGTACAAACTTTCTGATGTCAAGTCGTGGTACAATGGCTATAAGTTTGGAAATTCTGAAGTTTATAATCCGTGGAGTATTTTAAATTTTTTGCGTGATAAAAAACTAGCACCTAACTGGGTTGATACTTCCGGGAATTTCCTAATTAACGATATTTTGAAAAATATAGATACAGATACGATGGAAACTTTGGAAAGATTATTTATGGGCGAAAGCGTTGAGGAAAATATCAATGGAAATTCGGATTTGTCTGTCTTGCTTGATCAGGAAGAAATTTGGGAACTGCTTTTATTTAGCGGATATTTAACGATTGATGAGAAAATTGGGGAAGATTATGAGAATGTCTATTCTTTAAGATTGCCAAACAGGGAAGTGAGGGAATTTTTCAGACAGAAGTTCATTGATGTGAATTTTGGGGAAAGTTTGTTTAGAAAGGCGATGAAATCTCTTAAAAAGCTCAAATTTAATTACTTTGAAAAATATCTTCAAGATATTTTGCTAAAATCGACAAGTTACAATGATACTAAAAACGAGGATTTTTATCATGGACTAATTTTAGGAATGATGTTTTATCTGGACAACCATTATTACGTAAAATCCAATGAGGAATCGGGACTTGGGAGATATGATCTTATGATAGAGCCAAAGAATAAAAATAACAGGGCTTTTATATTGGAATTTAAAGTCACAAGGGATGAAAATACTCTTGAAAAGGTTTCAAGAGAGGCGATAGAACAGATAATTGAAAAAAAATATGATGTCGTCTTGAGAGAAAGGGGCATTGAAGATATTACTCTCATTGGGGTGGCTTTTTGTGGCAAGAGAGTTAAAATTTCTTATTAAGGAGAGCTGGTGTGAATAAAAAAATTATTTTAACATTTATATTTTTACTGCTGGGAACGGTATCGTGCACTTCACTTTCAGAAGGGCTTACGATGAAAAGTGAGGTTTATAATGCGGACAATGTGGATTTTTATTATGATCTGACGTATAAGAAGGACGGAGAAACGCAGTATGAGAGGCAGATTTGGGAGCAGGCTTACGATATTCTGGATAAGGCGCAGGATTTTTTCCTGATGGATATTTTTGTGTTTAATGACTACGTTGGGAAAGGAGTCAAGGAGAAGTTGCAGCCGCTGCCAATTGCGGAGGAATTTGCACAAAAAATACTGGAGAAGAGGGAAAAGGATCCAAATGTGGAAATTTACTTGATACTTGATGAAAGTAATACGTTTTATGGGGCATTTGACAATAAGACTCATAAAAAGCTGGAGCAGGCTGGTGTAAAAATCGGGTATGTGGATTTGACGAAATTAAGGGATCCTATGCTCGTCTATTCGGCTCCATGGCGTCTGTTCATCCAGCCTTTTGGAAACCCAAAAAATCGTGGGAAAATAAAAAATCCATTTTATGAGGGGACTGACAAAATTACAATCCGCAGCCTTTTGAGGGCGTTAAATGCAAAAGCCGATCATAGAAAATTGATTATGAATGAAAATACAGCGATGCTGACATCAGCAAATCCGCATGCGGAAGGTTCAAAACACTCAAATGTGGCATTTAAGTTTTCATCTCCAATTATCAAGGAAATTTACGAAGGTGAAAAGCCTGTTGCCAAAATTACCAAAAAAGACGGAAGTCTAAGACGAAAACTTCCAGACAAGGATTTCAGCAAAATCCCATTTTCAGTGAATGACAAGCTAAAATTGCAATATTTTACAAACGGAGCCACAGCTAAGGATATTTCAGAAGAATTAAAAAATACACAGTTTGGAGACAAGGTTATTATCGCCCAATTTTTCCTTGCAGACAGGGGAATAATCAACGATATAAGAAAAGCGGCAAGACGTGGAGTGAAATTTGAAATAATCCTGAATAATTCAAAAGCAGGTTTCCCAAACAAAGCATCAGCTGGAGAATTAATGAAATACGCCAGAAAACACAATTACGACATAAACGTCAAGTTTTACAACAAAGGCGAGGAAATGTACCACGTAAAAATGCTTTCCATCTTAAAAAAAGATTACCTGATAACTTACGGCGGTTCCACAAACTTTACAAGAAGAAATATGCGAAACTTCAATCTGGAAAACGAGCTAAAAATCATGTCAGCATACGATCAGCAAATTTCTAAGGATATTTTAAACTACTATGACAGGCTGTGGACAAACAGGGATGGAGAATTTACATTACCTTATGATACGGAAAAAAACGAGAAATTAATGAATGATCTGTTATTTAGATTTAGCGAAATGAATGGCTTTGGAGTTTTTTAAAAATATTTGTATATAAAAAAGAAGAGTGATTTTTATGGAAAGTGAAATTAAGACAAATAAAATTAAGATAGAAAAAATAAATGAAAGTGATTATAATCGAATTTTTATAATGTCGGACATTCATGGGCAGTATGACTTGTTTTTGAAAATGCTTGGGAAAATTGATTTGAAAAGAGAAGATTTGCTTGTGATTATGGGGGATATTTGTGATAGAGGGGAAGAGTCGTATGAAATTTATATGAAATACATGAAAATGATAAAACTTGGGTATAATTTGAAATTTATTTTGGGGAATCATGAGGATATGCTGCTTGAGGATTTGGAAAATGATTATCCAATTAGATATGAAACAGAATATTCGGTTTTTAGAAATTCTAAATATTTTAAAAAGAAAAGTATAAAAGACTGGCACGAAGAGAATTTTTTGGTGGAAATAGAATGGCTTGTGAAATGGCTGGAAGATAGTCCGTTGGTAATTTTAGGAAATGAAAATATATTTGTGCATGCAGGGCTTGATTTACAGACGGCTCTAGTGGAACAGGAAAGGGAAACTGTACTTTGGACTAGGGAAGAGTTTTGGCTTATGGAAAATGTGGAGCTTGAAGAATATAGGGGTAAAAACATATATTTTGGCCATACGCCTAATATAAATGGAAGGATTTCTCAAAAAACTGATAAAATAAGCGGAATAGATTGCGGGGCATTTTTTACACATTTTTTAGGCTGTGTGGAAGTGAAGAGTAAAGAGGAAATTTATGTTTATGAGGATGAGTGCATTCAGTTTTCAGAAGTTCTGGATAAAGTGTTTATGGAAGTTTGGAATGAGGAAGTGGCGGATTTTATAGATTCTGAAAAGTATAAAATTAAAAGTGGGAAAAGAGGAATTGAAAAAATTAAAATTTTAAAAAAGTTGGATAGAAAAGAAAAGGAAGCATTGAAAAAATTTGTTAAAAAATATGAAAGAATGTTTGGGAAAAATGTTGAAAATTAAGGATTTGGTTTATTTTTTTCTTTACAATTTATGATATATATGATAACATTAATTTCGGTTGATTAATAACAGGATTATTGGTTTTTTTTGTTTGATTTTATTGAGAGTTGTAAGTATGTTTATAAAATTGAATGACGGATAATCTTTTTGAAAAAGGAGAATTACATGACTAATAAAATTTTTAAGGAAACTTTAAAGATAAAAAGGTACATTTTTTTAGATAAAAATCCAGACAGGATAGAGGTAATTTCTAGGAAAAATATCATTTTGAGTACCATTGAAAGCCTTTCTTACACTATTTTGATATTACTGGTATGCTATGCCTTACCATTTACCCGAAACAACTTTTTAGCATTAAATATACATCCTCTTGCAGTAATGGTGGCCATTATTTCATTAAGATATGGGATATATGCTGGATTTTCCAGTGCATTTATTGCTACTTTAGGCTATCTTACAGCCTATATTTTTTCTGGTAACGATATGGTTCTGTTTTTTCTGAAATTTCAATATCATAAATTTTTTATAATGTTTTTATTTATTGCAATGATTTTAGGAAAATTTCAGGCAAACAGGAAAGAAAATGAAGAAATTGCAAAAAGGGAAGCTGAAAAGCTGGAAAAATTATTAGATGAGGAAAAACAGAAGAAGGAAGAGTTGTTAAAGATAAATAGAGATTTGAAAAATCAGATTATAACAAGTCGTGGAGGAGTTATTTCATTTCAAAATATACGAAAAAATCTGAATTTGTTGACAACTGTTGAGCAAGTGCTTACAAAGTCAATAAATATTATTAATCAATTTATGAATTGTGAAAATGCCAGCATTTATATTGTTAAAAATCAAAATTTGAATCAGATAATAAAAATTGGAAATTCTTCATTGGGAAAAATTTTAGATTTGAATGAAGCACAGGCTGACAGATTTTTAATGACTCTGGATAAAGGTGAAACCTTGGAATTTTCATTAGATTTGAAAGGGGAAAAGCCAGTTTTTGTAGCACCGATTTTTTATGGTGAAAAAATAATTGCATTACTGGAAATAACAAGACTATCTTATGAAACTTCTAAAAATGAGAACTTTGAATTATTTAAAATAATTATGGAAGAGATAAATAACTCGTTATCAAGAATTTTTTCTGAAAATGAAAAAAATAATATTTATATTTTTGAAAAAGATACTTTTATTACTACAAAAAAATATTTTGAACAGATTCTGGATGAAGTGAAGGATAGAAAGAAATACTATAATCAGAGATATTTTATTTTGGAAGGAAATAATAAAAATAAATATTCATCTGAAGAACTACAGAAAAAACTGGATGAATTGGAAAAAAATGGGCTTAATGCCGACTATGTTACCATAACTGATGATAAAATCAAGTTTTTACTTATAAATGGGGATAATGGGAATAACGAGAGGCAATTGGAAATTGTAAAAAATATTTTGAAAGAAGAGATACTATATGAAATTTAGATATTTTTTTATTATAATTTTAGTAATAGGATTGCTGCTGCAATTTAGCAGAATGGTAAGAAAAGAGGACTATTTTTCAATAAAGCAGGAAATCACCTTTGAAAAGGCACCAGCAAAAAATACGACTTATACATTTACAAATCCACAAAAAATACTTGTATATTATAATAAGAATTCAGAACAGTCAAAAAGAATTTTAAAAAATCTATATGAAATATTCAAATTTGCAAAAATAGACTACACTTTAAAAGATATTGGAGAAATAACGCCTACAAAGGAATACAGCACTTTTATATTCGCAACTGACACGTATATAGGATTTACAAAGGAAATGTTTGATTCTATTACAAAGGAAGTAAATGAAGGTAAAAGTCTTATATTTTTGAATATGACTCCTTATAACCCGTTTAATCCGATGGCTGGGATAAAAAATTTCAGTGATAGCACACTTGACGCTTCCAGCGGAATAAAATTTACTGAAAAGTTATTTCCAGGAATTGATTCGTATGAGCCAAGTGCCATTATGGTGTCACATCCTGCAATGAACAAGTTGGAACTTGAAAATGACGTAAAAATTTTTGCAAAAAGTAGTGAAAATATACCGCTTTTATGGGAAAGAAAAATAGGGCAAGGAAGGATTCTGTATTCAAATGTTTCGTTTTTTGCGGATAAAATTATGAGAGGTGTGCTGAATCAATGGATTGCATACGGGAATGAATGGTATATTTCTCCATTTTTAGATACAAAACTTATGCACATAGATGATTTTCCGGCACCAATTCCAAGAGGAGATAATGAAATTATCCAGAAGGAATACAAAATGAGTACAAGAGATTTTTACCGAAATGTCTGGTGGAAGGATATGGTTGATATTTCCAAGAAATATAATCTTGTATATTCTGGATTTATTATTATTGATTATAATAATATTGTAGAAAAGGAAAAGATGAAAAGGATTTCTGATTTGAATTTAAAGGATTTGGCTTTGGAAGGTAGGGAGTTATTTCTACATGGTGGAGAAATGGGAATCCATGGTTATAATCATGATCCGATAGTATTTGATGATAATAAGTACGTTGACTTTAAAAAGTTGGGATACATTCCATGGAGAAGTGAAAGTGATGTCGCAGCAAGTACAAGGGAAGTAAAAAGCTATGTAAAAGAACTGTTCGGTTCCAAAGTGAAATTATATACATATGTTGCTCCGAGCAATATAGGAACTGATAGAGGAATGAAAATACTTAAAAAAAATTATCCAGATCTAAAGACAATTTCTACTGTATTTTATGGATATTTGGAAGAAGGGGCCTATGTACAGGAGGTAGGAGCAAATCCTGAAATTCCTGGTGTGTATAATATGCCAAGATTTTCTTCTGGATTTTTCTATTCGACTGATGAAATGTGGAATTTATTCAATGCCTTGGCAGTGTATGGCTACTGGACACATTTTGTCCATCCAGACGATGTTATTGCTGAAGACAGGGGAAAAGACAAGACATGGAAACAGTTAAAAGCTGAGTTTGAACGTACAATAGGAGAAGTAAACAAAATTTTCCCATATTTGAAACCGATGAAGGCTTCAGATTTGACAAAATTGTATATGAATATCGAAGACTTGAAAATAAAATCAGAAAAAGTAAATAATGAAATACGTATCGGTTCAATTAATTTTAGAAAACCTTATGAAGCGACAATAAGAATACGAAATAAAAAAATAAAAAGTATGTCTTCCGGTACATTCAAGGAAATATACACTTCGGGAGAAACTAAAATTTATTTGATAAATATTGATAAGGAAAATGTAACAATATTTTTAGGAGATTAGAAAAAATGGTTATAAATAATGAAGGAACGAGATCATTAAAGCAGGTGTCGATAATTGGAATCAGTTTTTTATTTTTTTTGGTAGAAATATTGCTTTTGATAATGCTTTCTAAAAATGATGATATTTTAAACTTTAGAAGTTTATTCTGGATATTGCACCTTGCATTGTCGATAATATTTATTTTTGTGTATAAAAGGTTTTTTCAGGAAAGTATAGGATATTATGATGTTTTTATAATAATATTTCCTGTTGTTGGTATATTTTTATTTTTTATGGATGAGATATTTTCCATCTGGAAGGTAAAAAAAGCCATTGCAGAGGAAGTTTTGGGAAACAATGAAGTTGAGGAAATTTTACAAAAACTGAAAAAAGACTATATGGTGTCTGAGTTTGATGTTATGAGTTCTTATGATTTATTATCTTCATCAAATAATGACAACAAGAAAAAGTTTCTTTTTTCGTTTGAAAGCAAAGATCCAAAATTAAAGGTGGAAATGCTGCAAAGGGCATTGCAGGATGAAAATACAGAAGTCATCCATTATGCAGCGACAGAAGTGAATAAGCTGGATGCGGGAATACAGGAAAAAATAAATAACATTGAAAAAGAAAAAATAAAAGAAACAGATAAGGAAGAAATAAAAAAACTGGATTATAAAATATTCAAATTATATAAAAGTTATGTTGATTCAGGACTTTTGTTTGGAAAAATATTGAATTTTTATCAGAATAAGACATTAGAAATACTAAAAAACTTGCAGATCAGTGAAAAGGAAAGGGAGTTTTTTTTGATAGAACTTTATGAAAATATGAGCAACGAAAGTGATTATGAAAATTTATTAAAAGATAGAATTAGTAAATATTCAGAATCAGAAATAATAACAAAATATTTGAAATTTTTATATAGACAAAATAGATTTGAAGAATTAATAAATGAGTATAGGAAATATGAGAAAATGGGAAATAGTCAAATCGAAAAACCAGTTTTTCTAGAGGAGATTTTGTTATAATATCCCAATTTTTTAAAATTAAACTGATAAAATAAGGAAAAGAGAAGGAAATGGCTGTAATATGTTTTATTTGTGAGGGGGCATATCCATATATTGTTGGCGGAGTTTCATCGTGGGTGCACGAGCTGATTTTATCAAATCCTCAACATTTTTTTAAGGTGTTGTGTATAATTCCAAGCAAGGAGTTCGCAAAATTAAAGTATAAGTTGCCTAAAAATGTTATTGAAGTGAAAAATATATGTCTGGATGCATCTCCAGCATTTTCACTATATAATGTCATGAAGAGTAATCAGACTTTTAGTAAGCAAAAAAGAAAAAGTATAGATAAACTTTTGAATTTTGGTTCTGAAAATATTGAAACAAAACTATCGGAAGTAGAAGATTTGTTTCAAAAGAAATTTGGAAAACCACTGGAAGTGATTTTGAGTAATGAATACTGGAATACATTACTTCAATTTTACAATAAAAATTATTCAGATGGTAATTTTAGCACATTTTACTGGACTTATAGAAATATAATATTTAATTTGTTAAATATAGCTCAGGGGGATATTCCAAAGGCTAATATTTATCATAGTGTGGCGACAGGATATTCTGGATTTTTGGGAGCAGTTATCGCTCATCAAAAAAAAGGGAAATTTGTACTTACGGAACATGGAATTTATCCACGTGAAAGGGAAGAGGAGATATTGGGAGCAACTTGGATAGATAATGATTTTAAACAAATTTGGATAGATTATTTTTATTATTTATCAAAATTGGCTTATCAGTATAGTGATAAAATAATATCATTATTTGAATATAATAGACAAATTCAGATAGAATATGGAGCTCCTGCCGAAAAGTCAATTGTTATTCCAAACGGAGTGGATGAAAAAAAATATGGCGGGATAGTCAGGGAAAAAAAAGAAGGATTTAATATAGGCTCTATTTTAAGAATTGTGCCAATAAAAGATGTAAAAATGATGATAAAAGGCTTTAAAATTGCATCGGAAAAAATACCGGAAGCAAAACTTTGGCTAATAGGGCCTACGGATGAAGATGAAGATTATTATGATGAATGTATAAAATTGGTAGATGACTTGGGATTGACAGAAAAAGTGATATTTACAGGGCGTGCGAATGTTATGGAATATTATTCGTTTCTGGATTTATTGTTGCTTACTTCCATTTCTGAAGGACAGCCACTTAGTATATTGGAGGGGCTTGCTTCAGGAGTACCTTTTATTTCGACAGATGTTGGAAATTGTAGGGAAATATTACTGGAAAAGACGGATATAGGAGAAGCGGGGGTTATAATACCGCCTACATCTTACACAGATTTGGCATTGGCGTTGGTTCAGCTGTATCACAGTCCAGAAAAATTGGAAGAATTTTCTAAAAATGGGAAAAAAATTGTTGAGAAATATTATTCTAAAGCTGCATTTATTCAGCAATATAGAGAAATTTATGATGAAATGGAGAGGTTGTAATGGCTGGAATAGGATTTGAATTAAAAAAATTATTTGACGACAGTGAAGATACACCGTTTGGCAGTGCAAAGGCATTGTTATTTTCGACAGCCGTAAGTATAGGGCCTTGGTTCATTACAGCAACATCCTTGAATTTGATACTATTAATTTCCAAAACGATAGATCTTTCAAGAAATAACCAGATACTATTTATGAGTACGATATTTTACATATTTATATTTTCCCAAATAGTTACAAATGCGTTTCAATATCTGGTTACCCGTTATGTATCAGACTGTATTTTTAATAAAAAGATATTTAAGATAAAAAGTGCGTATATAGGATGTATAAAACTGGTTACAATAATTTCTTTCTTATTGAGTACGTTTTTTATAAAAAAAGCAACTTTGTCTGTCGGATATAAAATATCGTTTGTAGTTTTGTTTGTGTCAATGTCGCTTTCATGGATAACGATGATATTTATATCTTTGTTAAAGAAATATAAATTTATTTTATTTTGTTTCTTTCTGGGGAATTTCATATCGGTAATACTGGGATATGTGTTTCTGAAATATCCAGTCACTTTTATAAAGGAAGATTCGACATTCTGGATGCTATTTTCATATACTGTTGGAATATTTTTAAACTTTATAATGACATCAATGTATATTATGAGGGCATTTCCGGGAAAAGAAAAAAATCAGTTTGAATTTTTTTTTATTTTAGAGGTTATTTTAGTCTTATAGTAATTGGTACTTTGTATATTTTTGGTGTTTGGGGGCATGTTTTTGTGAACTGGTTTGTGGGAGATTCGTATATTTTGGCAAATGTATTTTTAGTTTCCCCTGTTTACGAGGCCGCCGTGTTTTATGGGTATTGTACTGTTATCCCGAGCCTTGTTTATTTTGCCACATTTCTAGAAACAAAATTTTTACCATTGTATAAGGATTATTTTAATAAATTGTGTGTAGTGGGAAAATATGAGGATGTAAAGGAATCTTTGAAAGCGTTAAAACAGACTTTGATTTCGGAAGTTTTGTATTGTATGGAATTACAGCTTTTAATTTCAATAACGTGCATATTGCTGGCAAATATAATGTTTAATGAGCTTGATATGGATACTTATTTACTGGATTTATTTCGTGTGATTGTGTTTGGCTCGTATAGTTCCATATTTATTTCAATATTAATAACGTTATTTTTATATTTTGATTTGAGATTTCAGGCTATGGTAC
Protein-coding regions in this window:
- a CDS encoding AAA family ATPase, giving the protein MKKIPIGIDDFKKLRENSAYYVDKTKLISEILDDGAEVKLFTRPRRFGKTLNMSMLKYFFDIDNAEENRKLFSELDIEKSEYFSEQGQYPVIFISLKGIKSNSWEECLFDLKSLISNLYNEFEFVRASLNESELKEFNKIWFKKDDGEYKNALRNLTAYLYRHYKKEVILLIDEYDSPLISAYEHHYYNDAVTFFKVFYGEALKTNQYLKMGVMTGIIRVIKAGIFSDLNNLKVYSILNEQYSNFFGFTEAEVKKALCDFNIEYKLSDVKSWYNGYKFGNSEVYNPWSILNFLRDKKLAPNWVDTSGNFLINDILKNIDTDTMETLERLFMGESVEENINGNSDLSVLLDQEEIWELLLFSGYLTIDEKIGEDYENVYSLRLPNREVREFFRQKFIDVNFGESLFRKAMKSLKKLKFNYFEKYLQDILLKSTSYNDTKNEDFYHGLILGMMFYLDNHYYVKSNEESGLGRYDLMIEPKNKNNRAFILEFKVTRDENTLEKVSREAIEQIIEKKYDVVLRERGIEDITLIGVAFCGKRVKISY
- a CDS encoding phospholipase D-like domain-containing protein, which produces MNKKIILTFIFLLLGTVSCTSLSEGLTMKSEVYNADNVDFYYDLTYKKDGETQYERQIWEQAYDILDKAQDFFLMDIFVFNDYVGKGVKEKLQPLPIAEEFAQKILEKREKDPNVEIYLILDESNTFYGAFDNKTHKKLEQAGVKIGYVDLTKLRDPMLVYSAPWRLFIQPFGNPKNRGKIKNPFYEGTDKITIRSLLRALNAKADHRKLIMNENTAMLTSANPHAEGSKHSNVAFKFSSPIIKEIYEGEKPVAKITKKDGSLRRKLPDKDFSKIPFSVNDKLKLQYFTNGATAKDISEELKNTQFGDKVIIAQFFLADRGIINDIRKAARRGVKFEIILNNSKAGFPNKASAGELMKYARKHNYDINVKFYNKGEEMYHVKMLSILKKDYLITYGGSTNFTRRNMRNFNLENELKIMSAYDQQISKDILNYYDRLWTNRDGEFTLPYDTEKNEKLMNDLLFRFSEMNGFGVF
- a CDS encoding metallophosphoesterase; this translates as MESEIKTNKIKIEKINESDYNRIFIMSDIHGQYDLFLKMLGKIDLKREDLLVIMGDICDRGEESYEIYMKYMKMIKLGYNLKFILGNHEDMLLEDLENDYPIRYETEYSVFRNSKYFKKKSIKDWHEENFLVEIEWLVKWLEDSPLVILGNENIFVHAGLDLQTALVEQERETVLWTREEFWLMENVELEEYRGKNIYFGHTPNINGRISQKTDKISGIDCGAFFTHFLGCVEVKSKEEIYVYEDECIQFSEVLDKVFMEVWNEEVADFIDSEKYKIKSGKRGIEKIKILKKLDRKEKEALKKFVKKYERMFGKNVEN
- a CDS encoding DUF2194 domain-containing protein, encoding MKFRYFFIIILVIGLLLQFSRMVRKEDYFSIKQEITFEKAPAKNTTYTFTNPQKILVYYNKNSEQSKRILKNLYEIFKFAKIDYTLKDIGEITPTKEYSTFIFATDTYIGFTKEMFDSITKEVNEGKSLIFLNMTPYNPFNPMAGIKNFSDSTLDASSGIKFTEKLFPGIDSYEPSAIMVSHPAMNKLELENDVKIFAKSSENIPLLWERKIGQGRILYSNVSFFADKIMRGVLNQWIAYGNEWYISPFLDTKLMHIDDFPAPIPRGDNEIIQKEYKMSTRDFYRNVWWKDMVDISKKYNLVYSGFIIIDYNNIVEKEKMKRISDLNLKDLALEGRELFLHGGEMGIHGYNHDPIVFDDNKYVDFKKLGYIPWRSESDVAASTREVKSYVKELFGSKVKLYTYVAPSNIGTDRGMKILKKNYPDLKTISTVFYGYLEEGAYVQEVGANPEIPGVYNMPRFSSGFFYSTDEMWNLFNALAVYGYWTHFVHPDDVIAEDRGKDKTWKQLKAEFERTIGEVNKIFPYLKPMKASDLTKLYMNIEDLKIKSEKVNNEIRIGSINFRKPYEATIRIRNKKIKSMSSGTFKEIYTSGETKIYLINIDKENVTIFLGD
- the pelF gene encoding GT4 family glycosyltransferase PelF → MAVICFICEGAYPYIVGGVSSWVHELILSNPQHFFKVLCIIPSKEFAKLKYKLPKNVIEVKNICLDASPAFSLYNVMKSNQTFSKQKRKSIDKLLNFGSENIETKLSEVEDLFQKKFGKPLEVILSNEYWNTLLQFYNKNYSDGNFSTFYWTYRNIIFNLLNIAQGDIPKANIYHSVATGYSGFLGAVIAHQKKGKFVLTEHGIYPREREEEILGATWIDNDFKQIWIDYFYYLSKLAYQYSDKIISLFEYNRQIQIEYGAPAEKSIVIPNGVDEKKYGGIVREKKEGFNIGSILRIVPIKDVKMMIKGFKIASEKIPEAKLWLIGPTDEDEDYYDECIKLVDDLGLTEKVIFTGRANVMEYYSFLDLLLLTSISEGQPLSILEGLASGVPFISTDVGNCREILLEKTDIGEAGVIIPPTSYTDLALALVQLYHSPEKLEEFSKNGKKIVEKYYSKAAFIQQYREIYDEMERL